TTCTGAAAGCAGATGGTCTATATTAGGAATCCAAGCATCGCCGGAATAACCGTTATCGCCTGTGTCGAGCTGTGTGCCGTTGTGTGGCCTCAAAGCGCCCAGGTCTGGAATTACCTACCGAGCCGGAGAAGGTCGCTGTAATCGCCGAAATTGGGGCTCTGTCAGAAGAAACGCCGCTGATTATTTCTGCCAATAATCCTGCTCCCGTAGTGGAGGATGTCGCAGAAAGTGAGCCAGTGAAAAAAGAAATAACGGCAGAAAAAGAAACGTCAAAATCTGCGATAACGCAGACCGTCAAGCCAACAAAGCCGTCCGCATCATCATATTCTGAGCCGTGCATGGGAGATGTTCGTGTCGTAAACGACGAGAAACAAGTCTAGATCCTGGCTTCGGCAGAATTAAGGATGAGGGCGGTGGGAGTGTCGGAACATTGGTAGGTAACCCTGACGATGAACTTACCGGCAACAAAGTCGGTATCATGGGAGGCGGTATGACTGTTGATGATAAAGGCGACCTCAATAAGCGGGTCGGCATCATGGGCGGAGGCTCGACAGTCGGTAATCCCGTGACGAGCCGACCGGACCCAAAGTAGGAAGCATGGGCAGTTACGATTCGCCGCCGACATATAAAGAACCTGCTTCCGGTACACAAAAACACATCGACGGCAAGCTTCATGTATGGATGCACGACTTCGCTTGGATTGAATAAAGCGGTGAGCTAAGCGTTGGCACGGTCGCGGAGAATATGTATGAGAATGGAAACAAAATCGCTTCTATGGTAAGCGACGAACCGATAGACAGCGCTGCGTCAGCTTCGCCGTTCGAGCAACCTGAACCAACTGGAGACGAAATCCATATTGTGTTTGTCGAAACGCGGGAGGAGAACAGCACCCCGCCATCTTGCAGTCCTGATACACCGTGTCCGTAAAGAATCTCATACCACAGAAATCAATCGAATATTGCATACAACAAAAAAGTGCATAAAGCCCTGACAGGCCGAATGCGCTTTTTTCTTTCTGCTGTTCGTTTCCACATGATTTAGAAACTGACCGTTACATTCCATTCCTCACAACCCGCAGCATCTTATCGCCGGCTATCAGCCCCCGCTGGTAATCAGCTTTTGCTTTGGACGCCGACTTCGACCATGTACGGAATTCCTCCCGCGTCATGTCCTTGCCGGAGAATTCCGCATTAGTCTTTCCATCAGCCCGGTAAAATCGGGAATACACCTTGTTGTACTCCGTCTCAAATTTCTGCAGATAGATATCTGCCTCGAGGCGCTGTTCGTAATGGAGCATGGGACCGACCTCCTGACAAGTCTTCCCCTCTGAATATTCTCTTCCGCAATACTCTCGCTTGCGCTTGTCAATCAGCACGAAGTACCGCCCGCATAATCGGCACCGCTTCACCTGGACGCCGCGCTTGAGCATTTCCATAAATTCAAGGAACAGCATTTCGTCCAGCGCCTGCACATGATAATACGGCAGCAGGCTGACCTTGGAACGGTCCTCATGGATGGCCTCCAGCATATGTTTGGTGTCCGTAATGTTTTTCCTGTGTATTTCCGCAACCTTTTCGTAATCCAAAGCACCCTTTTTTACCGGGGCTACCGCGAAGCCCGTCTGCACGGTAAACTTACTCAATTCCGGAAACTGAAAATAAAAGCCCACCATTCTTTCGGCTGCTGGCCTGTCGGAAAGATTATCCTTATCCAGGCAGAAATGCAGGGCGTACTCAAATATCTCCTGCAGCGTCAGCACATCCTCCAGAATGGCAAAGCAGCTTTGCAGCTGCTCCAGTCTCCGTGTTTCAATATCATCCTGAAAATAGACTGGGGCTGCAAGGGTATTGTTCAGTGCACCCACAAGAAAGAAGAATGTATAGTCGTGCTTGTCCTTAAGCAGTTCTGCCGCATCGAAAATTCCACATCGTATCGTGTCGTAATTCAAGCTTATCAGCGGTATGCGGGCAAGCTCTTTTAATTTATCTTCAAGGGCAGCAAGATCAAGCTCGCAGAAGCTCACAAGCCCTTCACCAATCTGTCCGATGCGCCGGAAGCCGTGCTTTTGCTCATCCGTGTACCAGAGGATGTCCATGAACGATTGGTTATCGATGAAAACCTTGAAATATGGAAACATGCAAACCTCCTTCACAAATAATGGATTTACCCAAAAACAAATTATTTGTATTCTCTGTATCATTTTACCATGCAGTTTGTAAAAATGAAATTGGAAAAAAGGGAAATTAAACCTGAATGGCACAAATGTAGCACAAAGAAAAAAAGGAAGGAGTATCACATGAACAACAAAAGCGAAACAAAGGACAAAAAGTGTTTCGACACCATCGACGGCGCGACGCTGATGAGCACGCCGCTCCAGCCGCTGAGGTTTGTGGTGGATACGCTCATCTCGCAGGGGCTTCATGTCCTCGCCGGGTCACCGAAGGTCGGTAAGTCGTGGCTGGCGCTCTGGCTGTCGGTCACGGTGGCAAAAGGCGAACCGGTCTGGGGTATGAAGACACGGCAGGGCACGGCGCTCTATCTCTGTCTCGAGGACAGCAGGCTTCGCATTCAGAACCGGCTGTTCGAAATCATGGAGGACGCTCCGCCCTGCGTTCACTTCTGCACCGAAGGCTTCATCATCGGCGATGGTCTGGAGGAACGGATCGAAAGCTTCATCGAAGGGCATCCCGATACGGTGCTGATCATTATCGACACGTTGCAGATGGTTAGAGGTACAGGCTACGACAACACCTACGCCAACGACTACCGTGATCTGTCAATTCTGAAAAAGCTGGGGGACAAACACGGCGTCGCTATCCTACTCATTCATCACCTTCGCAAGGAGGGTGCCGATGATGTGTTCAACCGCATCTCAGGTACGACCGGCGTCCAGGGTGCTGTGGATTCCAGCTTCACCCTCATTGAGGACAAGCGCGGCAGCGGCAAGGCGAAGCTGTCCTGCATCGGCAGAGATATCGAGTACAGAGAGATTGTACTTGAGCGTAACGAGGACAATGTCTGGGAGATGGTATCGGATAGCCGTGAGCAGCCAGAGCTGTTAGGTGACACCATTATTTCTCTTCTCTCTGTTTTTATGAAATCCGTATCTCACTTCATCGGCACTCCGACAGAGCTGACCGACGCGCTGTGTTCTCTGAGCGGCGAAAAAATCTCACCAAAAAAAATA
The sequence above is a segment of the Bacillota bacterium genome. Coding sequences within it:
- a CDS encoding AAA family ATPase yields the protein MNNKSETKDKKCFDTIDGATLMSTPLQPLRFVVDTLISQGLHVLAGSPKVGKSWLALWLSVTVAKGEPVWGMKTRQGTALYLCLEDSRLRIQNRLFEIMEDAPPCVHFCTEGFIIGDGLEERIESFIEGHPDTVLIIIDTLQMVRGTGYDNTYANDYRDLSILKKLGDKHGVAILLIHHLRKEGADDVFNRISGTTGVQGAVDSSFTLIEDKRGSGKAKLSCIGRDIEYREIVLERNEDNVWEMVSDSREQPELLGDTIISLLSVFMKSVSHFIGTPTELTDALCSLSGEKISPKKISQRILQNREALMDAGITFDIRRSNGKRLIELTRADGDDSADKKGTYSDTPNIDPVDPVCGGMDTDALPLGGASKASGYTPATLSGALPHTQVTKGA